A single genomic interval of Burkholderia cepacia ATCC 25416 harbors:
- a CDS encoding NUDIX hydrolase has translation MKPEIWTPHVTVAALVEHAGRFLVIEEETSSGLRINQPAGHLEAGETLADAVIRETLEETAHPFTPDALVGVYLAHYDRPGTAGATYLRFTFCGTAGEPVAGHALDDGIVRTLWMTADELRACSERHRSPAVMRCVDDYLAGRRIPLDFVHTHSVAPRPEAFERQAVNK, from the coding sequence ATGAAACCCGAAATCTGGACCCCGCATGTGACGGTCGCGGCGCTCGTCGAGCATGCCGGCCGCTTTCTCGTGATCGAGGAAGAAACCTCGTCGGGCCTGCGCATCAACCAGCCGGCAGGCCATCTCGAAGCCGGCGAAACGCTGGCCGACGCCGTGATCCGAGAGACGCTCGAGGAAACCGCGCACCCGTTCACGCCCGACGCGCTCGTCGGCGTCTATCTGGCGCACTACGACCGTCCCGGCACCGCCGGCGCGACCTACCTGCGCTTCACGTTCTGCGGCACGGCCGGCGAGCCGGTCGCGGGCCACGCGCTCGACGACGGCATCGTCCGCACGCTGTGGATGACCGCCGACGAACTGCGCGCGTGCAGCGAGCGCCATCGCTCGCCCGCGGTGATGCGCTGCGTCGACGATTACCTCGCCGGGCGGCGCATTCCGCTCGATTTCGTGCATACGCATTCGGTCGCGCCGCGCCCCGAAGCATTCGAACGTCAGGCGGTCAACAAATGA
- a CDS encoding Re/Si-specific NAD(P)(+) transhydrogenase subunit alpha: MHIGVPAETRANEARVAATPETVKKYAAAGHRVSIARGAGLAASYPDAAYAAAGAELTGQSAAFDVDIVLKVQAPTDAELPLLKRGAVLVGMLDPFNGEQAAKLAAAGVTGFALEAAPRTTRAQGLDVLSSQANIAGYKAVLVAAALYPRFFPMLMTAAGTVKAARVLILGAGVAGLQAIATAKRLGAVIEASDVRPAVKEQIESLGAKFLDVPFETDEERDAAQGVGGYARPMPPSWLGRQAALVHERAKQADIVITTALIPGRPAPTLISVETVQSMKPGSVLVDLAAGRGPEFDGRKSGNCPLTVADQVIAHHGVTIAGYTNLASMVASDASALYARNLLDFMKLIVTKEGTLNIDLTDDIVAATLLCRDGEVTRR, from the coding sequence ATGCATATTGGCGTGCCTGCCGAAACGCGGGCGAACGAGGCGCGGGTGGCCGCGACGCCGGAAACCGTGAAGAAATACGCGGCGGCCGGGCATCGGGTCAGTATCGCGAGAGGGGCCGGCCTCGCGGCCAGTTATCCCGACGCAGCCTATGCGGCCGCCGGTGCCGAACTGACCGGCCAGTCGGCCGCGTTCGACGTCGACATCGTGCTGAAGGTCCAGGCCCCCACCGACGCCGAGCTGCCGTTGCTCAAGCGCGGCGCCGTGCTGGTCGGCATGCTCGATCCGTTCAACGGCGAGCAGGCGGCGAAGCTCGCCGCGGCCGGCGTGACGGGCTTCGCGCTCGAAGCCGCGCCGCGCACGACGCGCGCACAGGGGCTCGACGTGCTGTCGTCGCAGGCGAACATCGCGGGCTACAAGGCCGTGCTGGTTGCCGCGGCGCTGTATCCGCGCTTCTTTCCGATGCTGATGACGGCCGCGGGCACCGTGAAGGCCGCGCGCGTGCTGATCCTCGGCGCGGGCGTCGCGGGCCTGCAGGCGATCGCGACCGCGAAGCGCCTCGGCGCGGTGATCGAGGCGTCCGACGTGCGGCCGGCCGTGAAGGAGCAGATCGAGTCGCTCGGCGCGAAATTCCTCGACGTCCCGTTCGAAACCGACGAGGAGCGCGACGCTGCGCAGGGCGTGGGCGGCTACGCGCGCCCGATGCCGCCGTCGTGGCTCGGCCGCCAGGCCGCGCTCGTGCACGAGCGCGCGAAGCAGGCCGACATCGTGATCACCACCGCGCTGATTCCCGGGCGCCCGGCGCCGACCTTGATCTCGGTCGAAACCGTGCAGTCGATGAAGCCGGGCTCGGTGCTCGTCGATCTCGCGGCCGGCCGCGGCCCGGAATTCGACGGCCGCAAGAGCGGCAACTGCCCGCTGACGGTCGCCGACCAGGTGATCGCGCACCACGGCGTGACGATCGCCGGCTACACGAATCTCGCGTCGATGGTCGCCTCGGACGCATCGGCGCTGTATGCGCGCAACCTGCTCGACTTCATGAAGCTGATCGTCACGAAGGAGGGCACGCTGAACATCGACCTGACCGACGACATCGTCGCCGCGACGCTCCTGTGCCGCGACGGCGAAGTCACGCGCCGATAA
- a CDS encoding FMN-binding glutamate synthase family protein, with amino-acid sequence MFSRRYLAMWCAVLLFVAVAALAARHAIAWLWILIPAALVALGLYDLKQDRHAILRNYPLWGHFRFLFEFIRPEIRQYFVEDDTDEKPFSRAQRSLVYQRAKNVADNRPYGTELNVKAVAHEWISHSLAPTKLPNHDFRVRVGANRAQPYDISIFNISAMSFGSLSANAIRSLNLGAKKGGFAHDTGEGSLSKYHRENGGDIIWEIASGYFGCRNDDGTFNPDKFAKQAADPQVKMIEVKLSQGAKPGHGGVLPAAKITPEIAETRGVPMGKDCISPATHSEFSTPRGLLEFVERLRTLSGGKPTGFKLCVGHPWEFFGIAKAMLETGIVPDFIVVDGAEGGTGAAPLEFTDHVGVPLQEGLLLVHNTLVGIGVRDRVKIGASGKIITAFDVARTLAIGADWVNSARGFMFAVGCIQAQTCHTGRCPTGVATQDPVRQRALVVPDKADRVYNFHRNTLHALQELVQAAGLAHPSELRAHHIVQRIAPHEVRLMSQLLKYLKPGALLDGNTCGFTLYDKWWPISRSDSFTLGEAVYASIE; translated from the coding sequence ATGTTTTCCCGACGCTATCTCGCGATGTGGTGCGCGGTCCTGCTGTTCGTGGCCGTCGCGGCACTCGCCGCGCGGCACGCGATCGCGTGGCTGTGGATCCTGATTCCCGCCGCCCTCGTCGCGCTCGGCCTGTACGACCTGAAGCAGGACCGCCACGCGATCCTGCGCAACTACCCGCTCTGGGGCCACTTCCGCTTCCTGTTCGAATTCATCCGACCTGAAATCCGCCAGTATTTCGTCGAGGACGACACCGACGAAAAGCCGTTCTCGCGCGCGCAGCGCAGCCTCGTCTACCAGCGCGCGAAGAACGTCGCCGACAACCGCCCGTACGGCACCGAGCTGAACGTGAAGGCCGTCGCGCACGAATGGATCAGCCACTCGCTCGCGCCGACGAAGCTGCCGAACCATGATTTCCGTGTCCGCGTCGGCGCGAATCGCGCGCAACCGTACGACATTTCGATCTTCAACATCTCGGCGATGAGCTTCGGCTCGCTGTCCGCGAACGCGATCCGCTCGCTGAACCTCGGCGCGAAGAAAGGCGGGTTCGCGCATGACACGGGCGAAGGCTCGCTGTCGAAATACCACCGCGAGAACGGCGGCGACATCATCTGGGAAATCGCGTCCGGCTACTTCGGCTGCCGCAACGACGACGGCACCTTCAACCCCGACAAGTTCGCGAAGCAGGCCGCCGATCCGCAGGTCAAGATGATCGAGGTCAAGCTGTCGCAGGGCGCGAAGCCCGGCCACGGCGGCGTGCTGCCGGCCGCGAAGATCACGCCGGAGATCGCCGAGACGCGCGGCGTGCCGATGGGCAAGGACTGCATCTCGCCCGCGACGCACTCGGAATTCTCGACCCCGCGCGGGCTGCTCGAATTCGTCGAACGGCTGCGCACGCTGTCGGGCGGCAAGCCGACCGGCTTCAAGCTGTGCGTCGGCCATCCGTGGGAATTCTTCGGGATCGCGAAGGCGATGCTCGAGACCGGCATCGTGCCGGACTTCATCGTCGTCGACGGCGCGGAAGGCGGCACGGGCGCGGCGCCGCTCGAATTCACCGACCACGTCGGCGTGCCGCTGCAGGAAGGGCTGCTGCTCGTGCACAACACGCTCGTCGGGATCGGCGTGCGCGACCGCGTGAAGATCGGCGCGAGCGGCAAGATCATCACGGCGTTCGACGTCGCCCGCACGCTCGCGATCGGCGCGGACTGGGTGAACTCGGCGCGCGGCTTCATGTTCGCGGTCGGCTGCATCCAGGCGCAGACCTGCCACACGGGCCGCTGCCCGACCGGCGTCGCGACGCAGGACCCGGTGCGCCAGCGCGCGCTCGTCGTGCCCGACAAGGCCGACCGCGTGTACAACTTCCACCGCAACACACTGCACGCGCTGCAGGAGCTCGTGCAGGCGGCCGGCCTCGCGCATCCGTCGGAGCTGCGCGCGCATCACATCGTGCAGCGCATCGCGCCGCACGAGGTCCGGCTGATGTCGCAGCTGCTGAAGTACCTGAAGCCCGGCGCGCTGCTCGACGGCAACACCTGCGGCTTTACGCTGTACGACAAGTGGTGGCCGATTTCGCGCAGCGATTCGTTCACGCTCGGCGAGGCCGTCTACGCGTCGATCGAATGA
- a CDS encoding helix-turn-helix transcriptional regulator, protein MTRRADRLFQIAELLRGRRLTTAQQLADWLSVSPRTVYRDVRDLQLSGVPIEGEAGIGYRLNRNASLPPLTFTAEELAALAAGARMLETWGGARFASGARSALAKIASAMPADKRTALDRLPVFAPSFHIDETFCAKVDAIHQAIDTRHVVSFDYRDRLGAHSQRRVWPLGLVYWGGRWTIGAWCELRGDFRTFDIARMGDIVVHEQFPDMEGRRIADYMRIAEAPMR, encoded by the coding sequence ATGACGCGCCGTGCCGACCGCCTGTTCCAGATCGCCGAGCTGCTGCGCGGGCGTCGTCTCACGACCGCGCAGCAGCTGGCCGACTGGCTGTCGGTGTCGCCGCGCACGGTCTATCGCGACGTGCGCGACCTGCAACTGTCAGGGGTACCGATCGAAGGTGAAGCCGGCATCGGCTACCGGCTGAACCGCAACGCGAGCCTGCCGCCGCTCACGTTCACGGCCGAGGAGCTCGCGGCGCTCGCCGCCGGCGCACGCATGCTCGAAACCTGGGGCGGTGCGCGCTTCGCGAGCGGCGCACGCTCGGCGCTCGCGAAGATCGCGTCGGCGATGCCGGCCGACAAGCGCACGGCGCTCGACCGCCTGCCCGTGTTCGCGCCGTCGTTCCACATCGACGAGACGTTTTGCGCGAAGGTCGATGCGATCCACCAGGCCATCGATACGCGCCACGTCGTCAGCTTCGACTACCGCGACCGGCTCGGCGCGCATTCGCAACGCCGCGTGTGGCCGCTCGGGCTCGTCTACTGGGGCGGGCGCTGGACGATCGGCGCGTGGTGCGAGCTGCGCGGCGATTTCCGCACCTTCGACATCGCGCGGATGGGCGACATCGTCGTGCACGAGCAGTTTCCGGACATGGAAGGACGGCGGATCGCCGATTACATGCGGATCGCGGAAGCGCCGATGCGCTGA
- a CDS encoding glutathione S-transferase family protein: MKLIGSLSSPYVRKARIVLAEKKIDYKLELENVWAPETDIHASNPLGKVPCLVMEDGAAVFDSRVICEYVDTLSPVGKLIPPSGRERVEVRCWEALGDGVLDAAVAIRLEYTQRDEAQRSASWIARQQRKIDDALVAMSQGLGGKTWCVGNHYTLADIALGCALGYLDFRMPELNWRDRHPNLDKHFVKLLQRQSFADTLPQN; this comes from the coding sequence ATGAAATTAATCGGTTCGCTCAGCAGCCCGTACGTCCGCAAGGCGCGGATCGTGCTGGCTGAAAAGAAGATCGACTACAAGCTGGAGCTCGAGAACGTGTGGGCGCCGGAGACGGATATTCATGCTTCGAATCCGCTCGGCAAGGTCCCGTGCCTCGTGATGGAGGATGGTGCCGCGGTGTTCGATTCCCGCGTGATCTGCGAATACGTCGACACGCTGTCGCCGGTCGGCAAGCTGATTCCGCCGTCGGGGCGCGAGCGCGTCGAAGTGCGCTGCTGGGAAGCGCTGGGCGACGGCGTGCTCGACGCGGCCGTGGCGATTCGTCTCGAATACACGCAGCGGGACGAAGCGCAGCGCAGCGCGAGCTGGATCGCGCGCCAGCAGCGCAAGATCGACGACGCGCTCGTCGCGATGTCGCAAGGGCTCGGCGGCAAGACGTGGTGCGTCGGTAATCATTACACGCTCGCCGACATCGCACTCGGCTGCGCGCTCGGCTATCTCGACTTCCGGATGCCCGAGCTCAACTGGCGCGACCGCCACCCGAACCTCGACAAGCACTTCGTGAAGCTGCTGCAGCGCCAGTCGTTCGCCGACACGCTGCCGCAGAACTGA
- a CDS encoding winged helix-turn-helix transcriptional regulator — protein MAFPGDVYAADCSARDALALIAGKWTLLILPALAERPLRNGELLRRIGGISQKVLTQTLRELERNGLIERIAIAARRSHVEYRLTPVAESLVDTLVALDRWAERHFPVLDAARERYDAAVQHMR, from the coding sequence ATGGCATTTCCCGGCGACGTCTATGCGGCGGACTGTTCGGCACGCGACGCGCTCGCGCTGATCGCCGGCAAATGGACGCTGCTGATCCTGCCGGCGCTGGCCGAGCGGCCGCTGCGCAACGGCGAACTGCTGCGGCGCATCGGCGGCATCTCGCAGAAGGTGCTCACGCAGACGCTGCGCGAGCTGGAGCGCAACGGGCTGATCGAACGGATCGCGATCGCCGCGCGGCGATCGCATGTCGAATACCGGCTGACGCCGGTGGCGGAATCGCTGGTGGACACGCTCGTGGCGCTCGATCGCTGGGCCGAGCGCCATTTCCCGGTACTCGACGCGGCGCGCGAGCGCTACGACGCGGCCGTGCAGCACATGCGCTGA
- a CDS encoding carbon-nitrogen hydrolase family protein, with product MSTSVIAALQIGASPDGTRATLDTILGYETAIRDSGASLVVLPEAVLGGYPKGEIFGTRLGYRLPEGRDAYARYAAQAIDVPGPETDELAALSQRTGASLVVGVIERGGSTLYCTALFFDPREGLVAKHRKLMPTGTERLIWGQGDGSTLPVVETAAGRAGAAVCWENHMPLLRCAMYAKGVQIWCAPTVDERDVWQSSMRHIAHEGRCFVVSACQVQPSPRALGIDVPGWDPERPLIRGGSVIVGPLGDLLTEPLIGTAGLVTARIDTDELVRARYDFDVVGHYARPDVFSLHVDERPKRTVVFGA from the coding sequence ATGTCCACTTCAGTCATCGCCGCGCTGCAGATCGGCGCATCGCCCGACGGCACGCGCGCCACGCTCGACACGATCCTCGGCTACGAAACCGCGATCCGCGACAGCGGGGCGTCGCTCGTCGTGCTGCCCGAGGCCGTGCTCGGCGGCTATCCGAAAGGCGAGATCTTCGGCACGCGGCTCGGCTACCGGTTGCCCGAGGGCCGCGACGCGTATGCGCGCTACGCCGCGCAGGCGATCGACGTGCCGGGGCCGGAAACCGACGAGCTGGCCGCGCTGTCGCAGCGCACGGGCGCGAGCCTCGTGGTCGGCGTGATCGAGCGCGGCGGCAGCACGCTGTATTGCACGGCGCTGTTCTTCGATCCGCGCGAGGGGCTCGTCGCGAAGCACCGCAAGCTGATGCCGACCGGCACCGAGCGGCTGATCTGGGGGCAGGGCGACGGCTCGACGCTGCCTGTCGTCGAGACGGCCGCGGGCCGCGCGGGCGCCGCGGTCTGCTGGGAGAACCACATGCCGCTGCTGCGCTGCGCGATGTACGCGAAAGGCGTGCAGATCTGGTGCGCGCCGACCGTCGACGAGCGCGACGTGTGGCAGAGCTCGATGCGGCATATCGCGCACGAGGGGCGCTGCTTCGTCGTCAGCGCGTGCCAGGTGCAGCCGTCGCCGCGCGCGCTCGGGATCGACGTGCCGGGCTGGGATCCGGAGCGGCCGCTGATCCGCGGCGGCAGCGTGATCGTCGGGCCGCTCGGCGACCTGCTGACGGAGCCGCTGATCGGCACGGCCGGGCTCGTGACCGCGCGTATCGATACCGACGAACTCGTGCGGGCGCGCTACGACTTCGACGTGGTCGGGCATTACGCGCGGCCCGACGTGTTCTCGCTGCACGTCGACGAGCGGCCGAAGCGCACGGTGGTGTTCGGCGCGTAG
- the mnmA gene encoding tRNA 2-thiouridine(34) synthase MnmA yields MSKRRVVVGMSGGVDSSVTAWLLKEQGYDVVGLFMKNWEDDDDGEYCSTRQDWIDVVSVADLIGIDVEAVNFAAEYKDRVFAEFLREYSAGRTPNPDVLCNAEIKFKAFLDHAMSLDAEMIATGHYARVRERDGRFELLKAFDHTKDQSYFLHRLNQAQLSKTMFPLGEIPKTKVREIAAQIGLPNAKKKDSTGICFIGERPFRDFLNRYLPTKPGPMKTPDSKVVGEHIGLAFYTFGQRKGIGLGGSKSGSGEPWFVAAKDIASNTLYVVQGHDHPWLLSRELVAGNVSWVAGEPPAEGFACGAKTRYRQTDAACAFGAAVPGPAGEARFSLAFDDAQWAVTPGQSAVLYDGEICLGGGIIESAATGDRQALDAPALAAAR; encoded by the coding sequence ATGAGCAAGCGCCGTGTAGTGGTGGGCATGTCGGGCGGCGTCGATTCGTCGGTGACCGCGTGGCTGCTGAAGGAACAGGGTTACGACGTGGTCGGCCTGTTCATGAAGAACTGGGAAGACGACGACGACGGCGAATACTGCTCGACGCGCCAGGACTGGATCGACGTCGTGTCGGTGGCCGACCTGATCGGCATCGACGTGGAAGCCGTCAACTTCGCGGCGGAATACAAGGATCGCGTGTTCGCCGAGTTCCTGCGCGAATACTCGGCCGGCCGCACGCCGAACCCCGACGTGCTGTGCAACGCCGAAATCAAGTTCAAGGCGTTCCTCGATCACGCGATGTCGCTCGACGCGGAAATGATCGCGACGGGCCACTATGCGCGCGTGCGCGAGCGCGACGGGCGTTTCGAGCTGCTGAAGGCCTTCGACCATACGAAAGACCAGTCGTACTTCCTGCACCGGCTGAACCAGGCGCAACTGTCGAAGACGATGTTCCCGCTCGGCGAGATCCCGAAGACGAAGGTGCGCGAGATCGCCGCGCAGATCGGGCTGCCGAACGCGAAGAAGAAGGATTCGACCGGCATCTGCTTCATCGGCGAACGGCCGTTCCGCGATTTCCTGAACCGCTATCTGCCGACCAAACCCGGCCCGATGAAGACGCCGGACAGCAAGGTCGTCGGCGAGCATATCGGCCTCGCGTTCTACACGTTCGGCCAGCGCAAGGGCATCGGCCTGGGCGGCAGCAAGAGCGGCAGCGGCGAACCGTGGTTCGTCGCCGCGAAGGACATCGCGTCGAACACGCTGTACGTCGTGCAGGGCCACGATCATCCGTGGCTGCTGTCGCGCGAGCTCGTTGCCGGCAACGTGAGCTGGGTCGCCGGCGAGCCGCCGGCCGAGGGCTTCGCGTGCGGCGCGAAGACGCGCTACCGGCAGACCGACGCGGCATGCGCCTTCGGCGCCGCCGTGCCCGGCCCGGCAGGCGAAGCACGCTTCTCACTCGCGTTCGACGACGCGCAGTGGGCCGTCACGCCCGGCCAGTCGGCCGTGCTGTACGACGGCGAGATCTGTCTCGGCGGCGGCATCATCGAAAGCGCGGCAACCGGCGACCGGCAGGCGCTCGACGCGCCGGCACTCGCGGCCGCACGCTGA
- a CDS encoding NAD(P)H-dependent oxidoreductase, which translates to MHALIVVAHPEPQSFNAALSHAAADTWRAAGHTATVADLYADGFDPSEAPRHYADRLDTARFDAQREQRHHWERGTLAPEVGHHVGLLQQADALILQFPLWWFGAPAILKGWMDRVFVYGGLYSSRRRHDSGVLHGRRALLSVTTGSSAAACAPDGREGDTRLLLWPLMHALRYVGFDVLEPHLIHEVRGDPAGDAARHRDARLAQALADYRARLRAWHTWPRVPFNRDTDFEAGVRLKPDAPAYGPFIRHALT; encoded by the coding sequence ATGCATGCGCTGATCGTCGTCGCCCATCCCGAACCGCAGTCGTTCAACGCGGCCCTCTCCCATGCGGCGGCCGATACGTGGCGCGCCGCCGGCCATACCGCGACCGTCGCGGACCTGTACGCCGACGGGTTCGACCCGAGCGAGGCGCCGCGCCATTACGCCGATCGGCTCGACACGGCACGCTTCGACGCGCAACGCGAGCAGCGCCACCACTGGGAGCGCGGCACGCTCGCGCCGGAGGTCGGGCATCACGTCGGGCTGCTGCAACAGGCCGACGCGCTGATCCTGCAGTTCCCGCTGTGGTGGTTCGGCGCGCCGGCGATCCTGAAGGGCTGGATGGATCGCGTGTTCGTCTACGGCGGCCTCTACAGCAGCCGCCGGCGCCATGACAGCGGCGTGTTGCACGGGCGCCGCGCGCTGCTGAGCGTGACGACCGGATCGTCGGCCGCCGCCTGCGCGCCCGACGGCCGCGAGGGCGACACGCGCCTGCTGCTGTGGCCGCTCATGCATGCGCTGCGCTACGTCGGCTTCGACGTGCTCGAACCGCACCTGATCCACGAGGTTCGCGGCGATCCGGCCGGCGACGCCGCGCGGCACCGCGACGCGCGCCTCGCGCAAGCGCTCGCGGACTACCGCGCGCGACTGCGCGCCTGGCACACGTGGCCGCGGGTGCCGTTCAACCGCGACACGGACTTCGAAGCCGGCGTCAGGCTGAAGCCCGACGCGCCCGCATACGGCCCGTTCATCCGTCACGCGCTCACCTGA
- a CDS encoding NAD(P) transhydrogenase subunit alpha encodes MEVVNHTVIDVIIFVLAVYVGYHVVWNVTPALHTPLMAVTNAISAIVIVGAMLAAALTVGATGKVFGTLAVALAAVNVFGGFLVTRRMLEMFRKKAPRQPGRGKEGAR; translated from the coding sequence ATGGAAGTCGTCAATCACACGGTGATCGACGTGATCATCTTCGTGCTGGCGGTGTACGTCGGCTACCACGTGGTGTGGAACGTCACGCCGGCGCTGCATACGCCGCTGATGGCCGTGACCAACGCGATCTCGGCGATCGTGATTGTCGGTGCGATGCTCGCGGCGGCGCTCACCGTCGGCGCGACCGGCAAGGTGTTCGGCACGCTCGCGGTCGCGCTCGCGGCGGTCAACGTGTTCGGCGGCTTCCTCGTGACGAGGCGCATGCTCGAGATGTTCCGCAAGAAGGCGCCCCGGCAGCCCGGGCGCGGCAAGGAGGGCGCGCGATGA
- a CDS encoding LysR family transcriptional regulator, with amino-acid sequence MNTDDIAGLDLNLLKVFEALYEEGGASRAALRLGLTQSAVSAALARLRVIYADPLFVRTGRGLAPTPRADELKPILSDALDRCRESLAIAADGGDRIGRTISIGLSDDFEIALGRALIDAVAREAAGIRLIFRQTHSGIAGDALLRHGVDLAIASGGFSANGLSRRAVATGGYACLIDPAARPRPPRTLTLADFLQRDHLLVSSGGVIGIVDEALATLGHKRRVAASTTHFAALPYLLAGSDAVATIPSHAARAIARSTPLRALACPVDLPHYPVEIGWRSSTQRDPAIVRVRDTIAACIANLVAP; translated from the coding sequence ATGAATACGGATGATATCGCCGGCCTCGACCTGAACCTGCTGAAAGTGTTCGAGGCGCTGTACGAGGAAGGCGGCGCGAGCCGCGCGGCGCTGCGGCTCGGCCTCACGCAGTCGGCGGTGAGCGCGGCGCTCGCGCGGCTGCGCGTGATCTATGCCGATCCGCTGTTCGTGCGCACCGGCCGCGGGCTCGCGCCGACGCCGCGCGCGGACGAACTGAAACCGATCCTGTCCGACGCGCTCGACCGTTGCCGCGAAAGCCTCGCGATCGCGGCCGACGGCGGCGACCGCATCGGCCGCACGATCTCGATCGGGCTGTCGGACGACTTCGAGATCGCGCTCGGCCGCGCGCTGATCGACGCCGTTGCACGGGAAGCCGCCGGCATCCGGCTGATCTTCCGGCAGACGCACAGCGGCATCGCCGGCGACGCGCTGCTGCGCCACGGCGTCGACCTCGCGATCGCATCGGGCGGCTTCTCGGCGAACGGGCTCAGCCGGCGCGCGGTCGCGACGGGCGGCTACGCGTGCCTGATCGACCCGGCCGCCCGCCCACGGCCGCCGCGCACGCTCACGCTCGCCGATTTCCTGCAGCGCGACCACCTGCTCGTGTCGTCGGGCGGCGTGATCGGGATCGTCGACGAGGCGCTGGCCACGCTCGGCCACAAGCGGCGCGTCGCGGCGTCGACCACGCATTTCGCCGCGTTGCCGTACCTGCTCGCCGGCTCCGACGCGGTGGCGACGATTCCCTCGCACGCGGCGCGCGCGATCGCGCGATCCACGCCGTTGCGCGCGCTCGCCTGCCCGGTCGACTTGCCGCACTACCCGGTCGAAATCGGCTGGCGCTCGAGCACGCAGCGCGACCCGGCGATCGTGCGCGTACGCGACACGATCGCCGCGTGCATCGCGAACCTCGTCGCACCATGA
- a CDS encoding NAD(P)(+) transhydrogenase (Re/Si-specific) subunit beta produces MSMNVVTLLYLVASVCFIQALKGLSNPTSARRGNLFGMAGMAVAILTTIALIARQAAWLGANLPLGLALVLGALIAGGGVGAFVAARVEMTKMPELVAAMHSLIGLAAVCIAYAVVSEPEAFGLVPQDAVAPDFIPYGNRVELFIGTFVGAITFSGSVIAFGKLSGRYTFRLFQGAPVVYAGQHLLNLMLALGMLGFGILFFITQSWLPFIIMTAIAFALGVLIIIPIGGADMPVVVSMLNSYSGWAAAGIGFSLNNAMLIIAGSLVGSSGAILSYIMCRAMNRSFFNVILGGFGGEAAAGGAAGAKEQRPVKSGSADDAAFMLGNAETVVIVPGYGLAVARAQHALKELTDKLVEKGIDVKYAIHPVAGRMPGHMNVLLAEAEVPYEIVFEMDDINGEFGQVDVVLVLGANDVVNPAAKNDPASPIAGMPIIEAYKARTVIVNKRSMAAGYAGLDNDLFYMDKTMMVFGDAKKVIEDMVKAVD; encoded by the coding sequence ATGAGCATGAACGTCGTCACGCTGCTGTACCTCGTCGCATCGGTGTGTTTCATCCAGGCGCTGAAGGGCCTGTCGAACCCGACGAGCGCGCGGCGCGGCAACCTGTTCGGGATGGCCGGGATGGCCGTCGCGATCCTCACGACGATCGCGCTGATCGCCAGGCAGGCGGCCTGGCTCGGCGCGAACCTGCCGCTCGGCCTCGCGCTGGTGCTCGGCGCGCTGATCGCCGGCGGCGGCGTGGGGGCGTTCGTCGCCGCGCGCGTCGAGATGACGAAGATGCCGGAGCTCGTCGCGGCGATGCACTCGCTGATCGGTCTCGCGGCCGTGTGCATCGCGTACGCGGTGGTGTCGGAGCCGGAAGCGTTCGGGCTCGTGCCGCAGGACGCCGTCGCGCCGGACTTCATTCCGTACGGCAATCGCGTCGAGCTGTTCATCGGCACGTTCGTCGGCGCGATCACGTTCTCCGGGTCGGTGATCGCGTTCGGCAAGCTGTCGGGCAGGTACACGTTCCGGCTGTTCCAGGGCGCGCCGGTCGTGTATGCGGGCCAGCACCTGCTCAACCTGATGCTCGCGCTCGGGATGCTCGGCTTCGGCATCCTGTTCTTCATCACGCAGTCGTGGCTGCCGTTCATCATCATGACGGCGATCGCGTTCGCGCTCGGCGTGCTGATCATCATCCCGATCGGCGGCGCGGACATGCCGGTGGTCGTGTCGATGCTGAACTCGTACTCCGGCTGGGCGGCGGCCGGCATCGGCTTCTCGCTGAACAACGCGATGCTGATCATCGCGGGGTCGCTGGTCGGCTCGTCGGGCGCGATCCTGTCGTACATCATGTGCCGCGCAATGAACCGCTCGTTCTTCAACGTGATCCTCGGCGGCTTCGGCGGCGAGGCGGCGGCCGGCGGTGCCGCGGGCGCGAAGGAGCAGCGGCCGGTGAAATCGGGTTCGGCCGACGATGCGGCGTTCATGCTCGGCAACGCGGAAACGGTCGTGATCGTGCCGGGCTACGGGTTGGCCGTCGCCCGTGCGCAGCACGCGCTGAAGGAACTGACCGACAAGCTGGTCGAGAAGGGCATCGACGTGAAGTACGCGATCCATCCGGTCGCGGGGCGGATGCCGGGCCACATGAACGTGCTGCTCGCGGAAGCGGAAGTGCCGTACGAGATCGTGTTCGAGATGGACGACATCAACGGCGAATTCGGCCAGGTCGACGTCGTGCTCGTGCTCGGCGCGAACGACGTGGTGAACCCGGCCGCGAAGAACGACCCGGCATCGCCGATCGCGGGGATGCCGATCATCGAGGCGTACAAGGCGCGCACGGTGATCGTCAACAAGCGGTCGATGGCGGCCGGCTACGCGGGCCTCGACAACGACCTGTTCTACATGGACAAGACGATGATGGTGTTCGGCGATGCGAAAAAGGTCATCGAGGACATGGTGAAGGCGGTCGACTGA